One genomic segment of Porphyromonadaceae bacterium W3.11 includes these proteins:
- a CDS encoding alpha-amylase family protein — MKKRISIYQVLPRLFDNPNCTNEPHGSIGTNGVGKLNAFTDTALQAIKGLGCTHIWYTGIIEHATKTKFQGIEPDHPDIVKGEAGSPYAIKDYYDVAPELATNVSKRHLEFKQLIERSHDAGLDVIIDFVPNHLARQYYSDSKPSYIHDFGEDDDTSIPFSPQNNFYYLPSETLTFGSYVESPAKATGNNQFTAQPSHNDWYETVKLNYGKDYQDGTEHYTTPPNTWLKMLDILTYWAQKGIDGFRCDMAEMVPTAFWSWVIPQLKKGFPHLLFIAEVYQPHLYQAYLAAGFDYLYDKVGLYDTLIGVIKGKTSTIEIGKSHQSLGHINGRMLHFMENHDEPRLASDFIAQSAERAFPAMAVSTLIDGAPIMTYFGQELGEKGMDEEGFSGLDGRTSIFDYWSLKSMQQWIGVEKDFLGTALSTEAKALRNRYQKLLHLSTSLPSITEGSFYDLMYVNPSHAEKGVYTFIRKSSQEISIICVNFSESRHTIETHFPPEFFTHYTLDPAQIYQVTEEPTGLRSITQLSSIYNYIFEIEPFDYKIHCLCPIL; from the coding sequence ATGAAAAAAAGGATATCCATCTATCAGGTACTACCTCGCCTATTTGACAACCCCAACTGCACCAATGAGCCTCATGGTTCTATCGGGACAAATGGTGTAGGAAAGTTAAACGCTTTTACCGACACTGCTCTTCAAGCTATAAAGGGATTAGGGTGCACTCATATATGGTACACCGGAATCATCGAACATGCTACTAAAACTAAGTTTCAGGGCATCGAGCCTGACCATCCTGATATTGTCAAGGGTGAAGCAGGATCCCCATACGCCATCAAGGACTACTACGATGTGGCTCCTGAATTGGCGACCAATGTAAGCAAACGACACTTGGAGTTCAAACAGCTTATCGAACGCTCTCACGATGCAGGATTAGACGTCATCATCGATTTTGTCCCTAATCACTTGGCACGTCAGTACTATTCAGATTCCAAACCAAGCTATATACATGACTTTGGCGAAGATGATGATACGAGCATCCCTTTTTCTCCACAAAACAACTTCTATTACCTCCCAAGTGAGACACTGACTTTCGGATCATATGTAGAAAGCCCTGCAAAAGCTACTGGGAACAATCAATTCACTGCCCAGCCATCTCATAACGACTGGTACGAAACAGTCAAGCTCAATTATGGGAAAGATTACCAAGACGGAACAGAACACTATACCACACCGCCCAACACTTGGCTAAAGATGTTGGACATACTTACCTACTGGGCTCAAAAAGGTATTGATGGGTTCAGGTGCGATATGGCAGAAATGGTACCTACAGCCTTCTGGAGCTGGGTGATCCCTCAACTCAAGAAGGGGTTTCCACATCTGCTTTTCATCGCCGAGGTCTATCAACCACACTTATACCAAGCATACCTAGCTGCAGGTTTTGATTACCTGTATGATAAGGTAGGTCTTTATGACACCTTAATAGGGGTCATAAAGGGAAAAACATCTACCATAGAAATAGGCAAATCGCATCAAAGCCTAGGTCATATAAATGGGCGTATGCTTCACTTCATGGAGAATCATGACGAACCTCGCCTTGCTAGCGACTTCATCGCACAGTCTGCAGAAAGAGCTTTCCCCGCTATGGCTGTCAGCACACTCATTGATGGAGCTCCGATAATGACCTACTTTGGGCAAGAACTAGGAGAAAAAGGAATGGACGAGGAGGGATTCTCTGGTTTAGACGGTCGAACATCCATCTTTGACTACTGGAGCTTAAAGTCTATGCAACAATGGATAGGTGTCGAAAAAGACTTCTTAGGCACTGCACTATCAACAGAGGCCAAAGCACTAAGAAATAGATACCAAAAGCTCTTACACTTATCTACCTCCCTACCCTCGATTACAGAAGGAAGCTTCTATGACCTTATGTATGTCAACCCTTCTCATGCAGAAAAAGGAGTGTACACCTTCATCCGTAAGAGTAGCCAAGAGATCAGCATAATCTGTGTCAACTTCTCTGAGTCACGCCATACCATTGAGACCCACTTCCCTCCTGAGTTCTTTACCCACTACACACTTGACCCTGCTCAGATTTACCAAGTCACAGAAGAACCCACTGGACTAAGGAGCATCACACAGCTATCCTCTATATACAACTATATCTTTGAAATAGAGCCTTTTGATTACAAAATACACTGCTTATGCCCCATATTATAA
- the uvrB gene encoding excinuclease ABC subunit UvrB, with translation MKFELVANYTPMGDQPEAIKQLSEGIRSGQPKQTLLGVTGSGKTFTVANVIKELDVPTLILSHNKTLAAQLYGEFKTFFPNNAVEYFVSYYDYYQPEAYLPSNDMYIEKDMSINDEIEKLRLKTTASLLSGRRDVIVVASISCIYGMGNPMDYSSKKVIIQSGQVINRDDLLRDLVNAYYIHDKSVFKPGTFRNNGDTLDIFPAVEGYDGMAYRIEFWGDEVERISCFQPLTFEELAVLEEVHIYPANLFVTTKEQTMRAVEMIKHDLELQVELFHKTGRTIEATRLYERVTNDVAMLQEVGYCNGIENYSRYFDGRNAGERPYCLLDYFPKDFLLVVDESHVTMPQVRGMYAGDRFRKTNLVDYGFRLPAALDNRPLMFEEFQQLTNNTIYVSATPAEFELEESGGVVVEQIIRPTGLPDPVIEVRPEENQIDDLVHEINLRIERNERTLVTTLTKKMAEELSEHLAELGIRTEYIHSDVVTIRRVEIMEGLRRGDFDVLVGVNLLREGLDLPEVSLVAILDADKEGFLRNHRSLTQTAGRAARNINGMVIFYAKKVTPSMQMTIDETKRRRRKQLAFNKEHGITPKQIFKKSASILDLTGPSRQIETKAVREYKLEKEKAAVAERSFDYLKADNLEEQIQITRKAMEEASKIQDFVSAAQYRDRLFELQAALGDSSQVTDKERMASKRLNAVEHQRSAHLENRKSSRK, from the coding sequence ATGAAATTTGAATTAGTAGCCAATTATACGCCTATGGGTGACCAACCCGAGGCCATCAAACAATTATCAGAAGGCATCCGTTCGGGTCAGCCCAAGCAAACGCTATTGGGGGTGACTGGATCGGGTAAGACATTTACTGTGGCGAACGTCATAAAGGAGTTAGATGTACCGACTCTGATCCTTAGCCATAACAAAACCCTCGCTGCACAGCTATATGGAGAGTTTAAAACATTCTTTCCTAATAATGCGGTAGAGTATTTTGTCTCCTATTATGATTACTATCAACCTGAGGCATACTTGCCTAGTAATGATATGTACATAGAAAAGGATATGTCTATTAATGACGAGATTGAGAAGTTGCGACTCAAGACAACTGCCTCGCTTTTGTCAGGCAGGCGGGATGTGATAGTCGTCGCCAGTATATCCTGTATCTATGGTATGGGTAATCCAATGGATTATTCATCTAAGAAGGTTATTATACAGTCTGGTCAGGTCATTAATCGTGATGACCTCTTGAGGGATTTGGTCAATGCGTATTATATCCACGATAAATCAGTCTTTAAGCCAGGTACGTTTCGTAATAATGGCGACACCTTGGATATATTTCCAGCGGTGGAGGGCTATGATGGGATGGCTTATCGCATAGAGTTCTGGGGGGATGAGGTTGAGCGAATTAGTTGTTTTCAGCCATTGACGTTCGAAGAGCTGGCTGTCTTGGAAGAGGTCCATATCTATCCCGCTAATCTCTTCGTGACCACAAAGGAGCAAACAATGAGAGCTGTAGAGATGATTAAGCACGATCTGGAATTGCAGGTAGAGCTATTCCATAAGACAGGACGCACTATTGAAGCCACTCGGCTTTATGAGCGTGTGACAAATGATGTGGCGATGCTTCAGGAAGTCGGCTACTGTAACGGCATTGAGAATTACTCACGTTACTTTGACGGTAGAAATGCTGGAGAGCGTCCGTATTGCTTATTAGATTATTTTCCTAAAGATTTCCTCTTGGTTGTCGACGAAAGTCACGTGACCATGCCCCAAGTAAGAGGGATGTATGCTGGTGATAGATTTAGAAAAACTAATTTGGTGGATTATGGATTTAGATTACCAGCTGCTTTGGATAATAGGCCTTTGATGTTTGAGGAGTTCCAGCAGTTGACCAATAATACTATCTACGTAAGTGCTACTCCAGCTGAATTTGAGTTGGAGGAGAGTGGGGGTGTAGTGGTAGAGCAGATTATCCGTCCTACTGGTTTGCCTGATCCTGTGATAGAGGTTCGTCCAGAGGAGAATCAAATTGATGACCTCGTGCATGAAATTAATCTTCGAATAGAGAGAAATGAACGCACTCTTGTGACAACTCTGACGAAGAAAATGGCTGAAGAACTTTCAGAGCATTTAGCAGAATTGGGGATCCGCACAGAGTATATCCATAGTGATGTGGTTACGATTCGAAGGGTAGAGATTATGGAAGGCCTGAGACGAGGAGACTTTGATGTCCTGGTAGGGGTAAACTTGCTTAGAGAGGGGCTTGACTTGCCAGAAGTTTCACTAGTCGCTATTTTGGATGCAGATAAGGAGGGTTTCTTGCGTAATCATCGCTCTCTAACCCAGACGGCGGGTAGAGCGGCTCGTAACATCAATGGAATGGTGATTTTTTATGCTAAGAAAGTTACCCCAAGTATGCAGATGACGATTGATGAGACGAAAAGGAGGCGACGGAAGCAGCTTGCTTTCAATAAGGAGCATGGCATTACGCCTAAGCAGATTTTCAAAAAGAGTGCATCTATTCTAGACTTAACGGGGCCTAGTCGTCAAATCGAAACAAAGGCAGTTCGGGAGTACAAGTTGGAGAAGGAAAAGGCAGCTGTGGCAGAGAGAAGCTTTGATTATCTTAAAGCCGATAATCTTGAAGAGCAGATTCAAATTACGAGGAAGGCTATGGAGGAAGCATCCAAGATACAGGACTTTGTCTCAGCAGCCCAGTATAGAGATAGGTTGTTCGAGCTACAAGCAGCCCTAGGAGATTCCTCTCAGGTGACAGATAAAGAGCGAATGGCTTCAAAGAGATTAAACGCAGTGGAACACCAGCGAAGTGCTCATTTAGAGAACCGAAAGTCTAGCCGTAAATAA